The Cyprinus carpio isolate SPL01 chromosome A5, ASM1834038v1, whole genome shotgun sequence genome has a segment encoding these proteins:
- the LOC109061886 gene encoding bromodomain and WD repeat-containing protein 3 isoform X4 translates to MDRAMAAEPCSQIEAELYYLIARFLQSGPCQKSAQMLLQELHEYEIIPKRWSWDGKQFKRSFEDWVLLNQHIPADYLLHVCEQIGPLIDRHIPPSVPGVHSLLGTGQQSLLRTAKSSSHAVWSGSAVVALHRGRPPEPPLSCAKPPTIVSIMGARQKTGVARFGHALPSCTYQHMKMHRRILGHLSSVYCVAFDRTGRRIFTGSDDCLVKIWATDDGRLLATLRGHAAEISDMTVNFENTLLASASCDKVIRVWCLRTCAPVAVLQGHTASITSIQFSPSALGSSRYLATTGADGMVCFWQWNSLSMKFDDLPVKFMERSRPGVQISCSSFSSGGLFLATGGTDHMIRVYYLGTGKPVKFSDLDSHTDKVVAIQFCNNTDGLRFVSGSRDGTARIWHYQQQEWKSTVLDMTTRLPGSAVISGDDKSTKLVVTMVAWDRCDRSIITAVSNCLLKVWNSANGQLLHVLSGHDDEVFVLEAHPFDSRILLSAGHDGNIYIWDLSKGLKIRNFFNMIEGQGHGAVFDCKFSVDGQHFACTDSHGHLLIFGFGCSQPYEKIPDQMFFHTDFRPLIRDSNNFVLDEQTQQAPHLMPPPFLVDVDGNPHPPRCQRLVPGRENCKEEQLVPQLGYMANGDGEMVEQVVGQQTADESQEESPLDDLIRQLQHQQDEGLNSGNPTVGAEVVGGPLSPPNVGLRRSGQVEGVRQMHNNAPRSQIATERDLLAWSRRVVVNEVQSGIFRVMEDSRRAKGESERSFYNIEKKKKSAPTTGSEPVGDSVRMLRRPQRKPQQRRHTYQTRSTQERRRSTNVLNYTHNEESVADSDSEAEEEEQNENSDVSSDGEAQWENDSSSSDSSSEYSDWTADAGINLQPPKRPTRRPARVAGSSSSEDEEGTRQGEGEAERISKRTKKKKKPKQNKQRSVPAGDLEEWLPPSWIMETIPRRSPFVPQMGDELIYFRQGHQAYVRAVCRAKTYSINPQKQPWNRLNLRDQESVKVVGIKYEVGPPTLCCLKLALLDPTSGKMTNESFSLKYHDMPDVIDFLVLQQFYNEAKERNWQPGQHFRSIIDDAWWFGSVECQEPFESEYPDSLFQCYIVRWDNGEREKMSPWDIEPIPEEAPLPEDEGGSVPVTEDELQSLLYTPQEGEWGLHTRDDECERVITAMDQLLTLDVAKAFSCPVDLREYPLYCTVVAYLTDLNTIRTRLVHRFYRRISALMWEVRYIEHNARTFNEPQSPIVKAAKTVSSVLLRFIRDQTCTDILDLYNKMKSEFSSAEEEEETVDVDSDTPGTSTGQKRSNHVKRGVVLDVNAWHGQCKELLRRMMASSDSEPFRQPVDLFTYPDYRDIIDTPMDLGTVSETLMGGNYENPIEFAKDVRLIFSNSKAYTPNKKSRIFSMTLSLSAFFENQIIPIISDYKSAVQNQRRSQQRLSCTKRLQSSYPNSSPKGKQKSGKKTSQVSSKSRSRKSSQDLNVAQVDEDSQQSSSSSSSSSSSSLSFSSEQAGANRVTRSRVTPSKSSGGNGFLPNGGRSSRRRAAVLTEEGEVSECESTSSSSSSTSASSSSSGTSSSSSESDDSGAEVAGFADGGDHDYSKAPQQKQQGKAASASDENTKQKRKGGAPVQTTPVKRARRTNEKDEELEPEEEEEPEEEEEPEEEEEELEEEESEEEDNVISSSTKTGSQRSNQSTPKSGRVNTRNQGRRTVLYNDDSEDEGLTTDPLNLGMSRSGRVRRMTERARVSHLMGWTH, encoded by the exons ATGGACCGGGCCATGGCGGCGGAACCATGCTCGCAAATTGAAGCCG AATTGTATTACCTGATCGCCAGATTCCTGCAGTCTGGACCATGTCAGAAATCCGCTCAG atGCTGCTGCAGGAGCTGCACGAATACGAG aTCATCCCGAAGCGCTGGAGCTGGGATGGAAAGCAGTTTAAGCGAAGCTTTGAAGACTGG gTCTTGTTAAATCAGCACATACCTGCGGATTACCTGTTGCATGTGTGTGAGCAGATCGGCCCACTGATAGATAGACACATTCCTCCCAGTGTTCCTGGAGTCCACAGTTTACTGGGCACAGGGCAACAGTCATTACTACGGACAGCAAAAA gttctTCTCATGCAGTATGGAGTGGTTCTGCTGTAGTTGCCTTGCACAGGGGGCGGCCCCCAGAACCACCTCTCAGCTGTGCCAAACCACCAACTATAG TGTCAATCATGGGTGCTCGCCAAAAAACAGGAGTGGCTCGATTTGGCCATGCCCTTCCCTCCTGTACCTATCAGCACATGAAGATGCATCGAAGGATTCTGGGCCATCTCTCATCAGTATACTGTGTGGCGTTTGACCGCACTGGACGTCGCATTTTCACG GGTTCTGATGACTGTCTAGTGAAGATCTGGGCTACGGATGATGGCCGTCTCCTAGCCACTCTGCGTGGACATGCGGCAGAGATTTCAGACATGACAGTGAATTTCGAGAACACGCTCCTTGCTTCTGCCAGCTGTGACAAGGTCATCCGCGTGTGGTGCCTGCGTACTTGTGCACCTGTGGCAGTGTTGCAGGGGCATACAGCCTCTATCACTTCCATACAG TTTTCTCCATCAGCATTAGGTTCCTCTCGGTATCTGGccaccactggagctgatggcATGGTGTGTTTCTGGCAGTGGAACTCACTCAGCATGAAGTTTGA TGATCTGCCCGTGAAGTTTATGGAACGTTCCCGTCCTGGAGTTCAGATATCCTGCAGCTCATTCAGCTCTG GGGGATTGTTTCTGGCCACTGGAGGGACAGATCACATGATCAGAGTTTACTACCTCGGCACAGGGAAGCCTGTGAAGTTTTCTGACCTGGACTCCCACACG gaTAAAGTTGTAGCTATTCAATTCTGCAATAACACCGACGG TCTCAGGTTTGTGAGTGGTAGTCGGGATGGTACAGCACGTATTTGGCATTACCAACAGCAGGAATGGAAGAGTACCGTCCTGGACATGACCACCAGATTACCAGG GAGTGCTGTGATATCAGGCGATGACAAATCGACCAAGTTGGTGGTGACCATGGTCGCGTGGGATCGTTGTGATCGTTCCATCATCACAGCTGTTTCAAACTGCCTCCTCAAAGTCTGGAACTCAGCAAATGGCCAATTACTACATGTGCTGtcg GGTCATGATGATGAGGTGTTTGTTTTGGAAGCACACCCCTTTGACTCACGAATCTTGTTATCAGCTGGTCATGATGGTAACATCTACATCTGGGACCTCAGTAAAGGCCTCAAGATAAGAAACTTCTTCAATATG ATTGAGGGCCAGGGTCATGGTGCGGTGTTTGACTGTAAATTTTCGGTGGATGGGCAGCACTTTGCTTGCACAGACTCTCATGGTCACCTGCTCATCTTCGGATTTGGGTGCAGTCAGCCTTATGAAAAG ATTCCAGACCAAATGTTCTTCCATACGGACTTCCGGCCGCTGATACGGGACTCCAATAACTTTGTTCTAGATGAGCAGACGCAGCAGGCACCCCATCTTATGCCTCCACCTTTTCTGGTGGATGTAGATGGGAACCCCCACCCACCACGTTGCCAGCGCCTGGTGCCAGGCAGAGAAAACTGCAAAGAGGAGCAGCTTGTGCCACAGCTCGGCTACATGGCTAATG GTGATGGCGAAATGGTTGAGCAGGTGGTGGGCCAGCAGACTGCAGACGAGTCTCAGGAAGAAAGCCCATTGGATGACCTGATTAGGCAGCTCCAGCACCAGCAAGATGAGGGACTCAACTCAGGAAATCCTACAG TAGGTGCTGAGGTGGTAGGTGGTCCTCTGTCACCCCCTAACGTTGGGCTGCGACGTAGTGGACAAGTTGAGGGTGTACGGCAGATGCACAACAATGCCCCCCGCAGTCAGATCGCCACGGAGAGAGACCTGCTGGCATGGAGCCGCCGCGTGGTGGTTAATGAAGTCCAGTCTGGCATATTCAG AGTGATGGAGGACAGTAGGCGTGCTAAAGGAGAGTCGGAGCGGTCTTTCTACAAcattgagaagaagaaaaaatcagcaCCCACAACagga AGTGAGCCAGTGGGTGACAGTGTTCGCATGTTACGGAGGCCTCAGCGAAAACCTCAGCAGAGGAGACACACTTATCAGACGCGCTCAACTCAAGAAAGGAGACGCAGCACAAATGTGCTCAACTACACTCATAACGAGGAAAGTGTGGCAGACTCCGACAGTGAAGCAGAG GAGGAGGAACAGAATGAGAACAGTGATGTGTCGTCTGATGGTGAAGCTCAGTGGGAAAACGACAGTAGCTCCAG tgactCTTCTAGCGAGTATTCTGATTGGACGGCGGATGCAGGAATCAACCTGCAGCCTCCGAAGCGACCAACTAGAAGGCCGGCCCGTGTTGCTGGAAGCAGTAGCTCTGAAGATGAGGAGGGGACGAGGCAGGGAGAAGGAGAGGCTGAGAGAATTAGTAAACggactaaaaagaaaaagaaacctaAACAGAATAAACAGCGG tCTGTGCCTGCTGGAGATTTAGAGGAATGGTTGCCCCCATCTTGGATCATGGAGACAATTCCAAGACGATCACCCTTTGTACCTCAAATGGGAGATGAG TTGATATATTTCCGTCAGGGTCATCAAGCATATGTCCGAGCCGTGTGTCGTGCCAAAACCTACAGCATCAACCCTCAGAAACAGCCCTGGAACCGCCTAAACCTCAGG GATCAGGAGTCTGTAAAGGTTGTGGGTATTAAATATGAAGTCGGTCCACCCACTCTGTGCTGCCTCAAACTGGCCCTCCTGGACCCCACCTCAGGGAAAATGACCAACGAATCCTTCAGCTTGAA GTATCATGATATGCCTGATGTCATTGACTTTCTGGTGCTACAACAGTTTTATAATGAGGCCAAAGAACGCAACTGGCAGCctg GTCAGCATTTTAGGAGCATCATTGATGATGCTTGGTGGTTTGGTTCGGTGGAGTGTCAAGAGCCGTTTGAATCTGAATATCCAGACAGTCTCTTTCAGTGCTACATTGTCAG GTGGgacaatggagagagagagaagatgagtCCATGGGATATAGAGCCCATACCTGAAGAAG CTCCACTTCCAGAGGATGAGGGGGGCAGTGTCCCAGTCACAGAGGACGAGCTTCAGTCCCTGCTGTACACCCCTCAAGAGGGAGAATGGGGCCTGCACACACGAGATGACGAGTGTGAGAGAGTCATTACAGCCATGGATCAGCTGCTAACGCTCG ATGTGGCAAAGGCATTCTCCTGCCCTGTAGATTTGAGGGAATATCCGCTGTACTGCACTGTTGTGGCTTATCTCACTGACCTCAACACCATCAGAACAAGATTAGTGCACCGTTTCTACAG GCGGATCTCAGCCCTTATGTGGGAGGTGCGTTACATTGAACACAATGCTCGAACGTTTAACGAACCCCAGAGCCCCATCGTCAAGGCAGCCAAAACGGTCAGCAGCGTCCTGCTGCGTTTCATCAG ggACCAGACCTGTACTGATATCTTGGATCTGTACAATAAGATGAAGAGCGAATTTAGCAGCGCAGAAGAAGAAGAG GAGACTGTGGATGTGGACTCAGACACTCCTGGCACCTCCACTGGTCAGAAG AGGTCTAATCATGTGAAGCGTGGTGTGGTCCTGGATGTAAATGCATGGCACGGACAGTGCAAAGAGCTTCTGAGGAGAATGATGGCAAGCTCAGATTCAGAGCCTTTCCGCCAGCCCGTCGACCTCTTCACATACCCG GATTATCGTGATATTATAGACACTCCTATGGATTTAGGCACAGTCTCTGAGACCCTGATGGGTGGGAACTATGAGAATCCCATTGAGTTTGCCAAAGATGTGCGGCTTATCTTCAGTAATTCAAAGGCTTACACGCCAAACAAGAAGTCTCGA aTCTTCAGTATGACTCTGAGTCTGTCAGCGTTCTTTGAGAATCAGATCATTCCCATAATCTCAGACTACAAATCTGCAGTTCAGAATCAGCGTAGGAGTCAACAGAGGCTCAGTTGCACCAAGAGACTACAGAGCTCCTATCCCAACAG CAGCCCCAAAGGAAAACAGAAATCAGGAAAGAAAACTTCCCAGGTGTCTTCGAAGTCCCGCTCACGGAAATCCTCTCAAG ATTTGAATGTTGCACAAGTTGATGAAGACAGTCAGCaatcctcttcatcctcatcctcttcctcctcatcttccttgTCCTTTTCATCAGAGCAGGCAGGAGCCAACAGAGTTACACGCAGCCGTGTTACACCAAGCAAATCCTCAG GTGGCAATGGCTTTCTGCCAAACGGAGGTCGAAGTTCACGTCGGAGAGCGGCCGTGTTAACTGAAGAGGGAGAGGTCTCTGAATGTGAGAGTACCAGCTCCTCATCATCCTCAACATCCGCATCGTCGTCCTCTTCCGGAACCTCATCGTCTTCATCCGAGAGTGACGACAGCGGGGCTGAGGTGGCTGGCTTTGCTGACGGCGGCGATCATGATTACAGCAAAGCCCCGCAACAAAAACAGCAAGGCAAAGCAGCATCAGCTTCTGacgaaaacacaaaacaaaaacggAAAGGAGGAGCACCTGTGCAAACAACACCTGTAAAACGAGCACGGCGAACAAatgaaaaagatgaagagttggaaccagaggaagaggaagaaccagaggaagaagaggaacccgaggaggaagaggaggaactTGAAGAAGAGGAATCAGAGGAGGAAGACAATGTCATTTCGTCGTCAACAAAAACTGGAAGTCAGAGGTCAAATCAAAGTACTCCAAAGTCGGGGCGGGTCAATACTCGTAACCAGGGTCGAAGGACTGTCCTGTACAATGATGACTCTGAAGATGAGGGGCTGACAACAGACCCACTCAATCTAGGAATGTCACGTTCTGGAAGAGTCCGTCGCATGACTGAACGTGCAAGGGTCAGTCATCTTATGGGCTGGACACATTGA
- the LOC109061886 gene encoding bromodomain and WD repeat-containing protein 3 isoform X1 produces MDRAMAAEPCSQIEAELYYLIARFLQSGPCQKSAQMLLQELHEYEIIPKRWSWDGKQFKRSFEDWVLLNQHIPADYLLHVCEQIGPLIDRHIPPSVPGVHSLLGTGQQSLLRTAKSSSHAVWSGSAVVALHRGRPPEPPLSCAKPPTIVSIMGARQKTGVARFGHALPSCTYQHMKMHRRILGHLSSVYCVAFDRTGRRIFTGSDDCLVKIWATDDGRLLATLRGHAAEISDMTVNFENTLLASASCDKVIRVWCLRTCAPVAVLQGHTASITSIQFSPSALGSSRYLATTGADGMVCFWQWNSLSMKFDDLPVKFMERSRPGVQISCSSFSSGGLFLATGGTDHMIRVYYLGTGKPVKFSDLDSHTDKVVAIQFCNNTDGLRFVSGSRDGTARIWHYQQQEWKSTVLDMTTRLPGSAVISGDDKSTKLVVTMVAWDRCDRSIITAVSNCLLKVWNSANGQLLHVLSGHDDEVFVLEAHPFDSRILLSAGHDGNIYIWDLSKGLKIRNFFNMIEGQGHGAVFDCKFSVDGQHFACTDSHGHLLIFGFGCSQPYEKIPDQMFFHTDFRPLIRDSNNFVLDEQTQQAPHLMPPPFLVDVDGNPHPPRCQRLVPGRENCKEEQLVPQLGYMANGDGEMVEQVVGQQTADESQEESPLDDLIRQLQHQQDEGLNSGNPTVGAEVVGGPLSPPNVGLRRSGQVEGVRQMHNNAPRSQIATERDLLAWSRRVVVNEVQSGIFRVMEDSRRAKGESERSFYNIEKKKKSAPTTGSEPVGDSVRMLRRPQRKPQQRRHTYQTRSTQERRRSTNVLNYTHNEESVADSDSEAEQEEEQNENSDVSSDGEAQWENDSSSSDSSSEYSDWTADAGINLQPPKRPTRRPARVAGSSSSEDEEGTRQGEGEAERISKRTKKKKKPKQNKQRSVPAGDLEEWLPPSWIMETIPRRSPFVPQMGDELIYFRQGHQAYVRAVCRAKTYSINPQKQPWNRLNLRDQESVKVVGIKYEVGPPTLCCLKLALLDPTSGKMTNESFSLKYHDMPDVIDFLVLQQFYNEAKERNWQPGQHFRSIIDDAWWFGSVECQEPFESEYPDSLFQCYIVRWDNGEREKMSPWDIEPIPEEAPLPEDEGGSVPVTEDELQSLLYTPQEGEWGLHTRDDECERVITAMDQLLTLDVAKAFSCPVDLREYPLYCTVVAYLTDLNTIRTRLVHRFYRRISALMWEVRYIEHNARTFNEPQSPIVKAAKTVSSVLLRFIRDQTCTDILDLYNKMKSEFSSAEEEEETVDVDSDTPGTSTGQKRSNHVKRGVVLDVNAWHGQCKELLRRMMASSDSEPFRQPVDLFTYPDYRDIIDTPMDLGTVSETLMGGNYENPIEFAKDVRLIFSNSKAYTPNKKSRIFSMTLSLSAFFENQIIPIISDYKSAVQNQRRSQQRLSCTKRLQSSYPNSSPKGKQKSGKKTSQVSSKSRSRKSSQDLNVAQVDEDSQQSSSSSSSSSSSSLSFSSEQAGANRVTRSRVTPSKSSGGNGFLPNGGRSSRRRAAVLTEEGEVSECESTSSSSSSTSASSSSSGTSSSSSESDDSGAEVAGFADGGDHDYSKAPQQKQQGKAASASDENTKQKRKGGAPVQTTPVKRARRTNEKDEELEPEEEEEPEEEEEPEEEEEELEEEESEEEDNVISSSTKTGSQRSNQSTPKSGRVNTRNQGRRTVLYNDDSEDEGLTTDPLNLGMSRSGRVRRMTERARVSHLMGWTH; encoded by the exons ATGGACCGGGCCATGGCGGCGGAACCATGCTCGCAAATTGAAGCCG AATTGTATTACCTGATCGCCAGATTCCTGCAGTCTGGACCATGTCAGAAATCCGCTCAG atGCTGCTGCAGGAGCTGCACGAATACGAG aTCATCCCGAAGCGCTGGAGCTGGGATGGAAAGCAGTTTAAGCGAAGCTTTGAAGACTGG gTCTTGTTAAATCAGCACATACCTGCGGATTACCTGTTGCATGTGTGTGAGCAGATCGGCCCACTGATAGATAGACACATTCCTCCCAGTGTTCCTGGAGTCCACAGTTTACTGGGCACAGGGCAACAGTCATTACTACGGACAGCAAAAA gttctTCTCATGCAGTATGGAGTGGTTCTGCTGTAGTTGCCTTGCACAGGGGGCGGCCCCCAGAACCACCTCTCAGCTGTGCCAAACCACCAACTATAG TGTCAATCATGGGTGCTCGCCAAAAAACAGGAGTGGCTCGATTTGGCCATGCCCTTCCCTCCTGTACCTATCAGCACATGAAGATGCATCGAAGGATTCTGGGCCATCTCTCATCAGTATACTGTGTGGCGTTTGACCGCACTGGACGTCGCATTTTCACG GGTTCTGATGACTGTCTAGTGAAGATCTGGGCTACGGATGATGGCCGTCTCCTAGCCACTCTGCGTGGACATGCGGCAGAGATTTCAGACATGACAGTGAATTTCGAGAACACGCTCCTTGCTTCTGCCAGCTGTGACAAGGTCATCCGCGTGTGGTGCCTGCGTACTTGTGCACCTGTGGCAGTGTTGCAGGGGCATACAGCCTCTATCACTTCCATACAG TTTTCTCCATCAGCATTAGGTTCCTCTCGGTATCTGGccaccactggagctgatggcATGGTGTGTTTCTGGCAGTGGAACTCACTCAGCATGAAGTTTGA TGATCTGCCCGTGAAGTTTATGGAACGTTCCCGTCCTGGAGTTCAGATATCCTGCAGCTCATTCAGCTCTG GGGGATTGTTTCTGGCCACTGGAGGGACAGATCACATGATCAGAGTTTACTACCTCGGCACAGGGAAGCCTGTGAAGTTTTCTGACCTGGACTCCCACACG gaTAAAGTTGTAGCTATTCAATTCTGCAATAACACCGACGG TCTCAGGTTTGTGAGTGGTAGTCGGGATGGTACAGCACGTATTTGGCATTACCAACAGCAGGAATGGAAGAGTACCGTCCTGGACATGACCACCAGATTACCAGG GAGTGCTGTGATATCAGGCGATGACAAATCGACCAAGTTGGTGGTGACCATGGTCGCGTGGGATCGTTGTGATCGTTCCATCATCACAGCTGTTTCAAACTGCCTCCTCAAAGTCTGGAACTCAGCAAATGGCCAATTACTACATGTGCTGtcg GGTCATGATGATGAGGTGTTTGTTTTGGAAGCACACCCCTTTGACTCACGAATCTTGTTATCAGCTGGTCATGATGGTAACATCTACATCTGGGACCTCAGTAAAGGCCTCAAGATAAGAAACTTCTTCAATATG ATTGAGGGCCAGGGTCATGGTGCGGTGTTTGACTGTAAATTTTCGGTGGATGGGCAGCACTTTGCTTGCACAGACTCTCATGGTCACCTGCTCATCTTCGGATTTGGGTGCAGTCAGCCTTATGAAAAG ATTCCAGACCAAATGTTCTTCCATACGGACTTCCGGCCGCTGATACGGGACTCCAATAACTTTGTTCTAGATGAGCAGACGCAGCAGGCACCCCATCTTATGCCTCCACCTTTTCTGGTGGATGTAGATGGGAACCCCCACCCACCACGTTGCCAGCGCCTGGTGCCAGGCAGAGAAAACTGCAAAGAGGAGCAGCTTGTGCCACAGCTCGGCTACATGGCTAATG GTGATGGCGAAATGGTTGAGCAGGTGGTGGGCCAGCAGACTGCAGACGAGTCTCAGGAAGAAAGCCCATTGGATGACCTGATTAGGCAGCTCCAGCACCAGCAAGATGAGGGACTCAACTCAGGAAATCCTACAG TAGGTGCTGAGGTGGTAGGTGGTCCTCTGTCACCCCCTAACGTTGGGCTGCGACGTAGTGGACAAGTTGAGGGTGTACGGCAGATGCACAACAATGCCCCCCGCAGTCAGATCGCCACGGAGAGAGACCTGCTGGCATGGAGCCGCCGCGTGGTGGTTAATGAAGTCCAGTCTGGCATATTCAG AGTGATGGAGGACAGTAGGCGTGCTAAAGGAGAGTCGGAGCGGTCTTTCTACAAcattgagaagaagaaaaaatcagcaCCCACAACagga AGTGAGCCAGTGGGTGACAGTGTTCGCATGTTACGGAGGCCTCAGCGAAAACCTCAGCAGAGGAGACACACTTATCAGACGCGCTCAACTCAAGAAAGGAGACGCAGCACAAATGTGCTCAACTACACTCATAACGAGGAAAGTGTGGCAGACTCCGACAGTGAAGCAGAG CAGGAGGAGGAACAGAATGAGAACAGTGATGTGTCGTCTGATGGTGAAGCTCAGTGGGAAAACGACAGTAGCTCCAG tgactCTTCTAGCGAGTATTCTGATTGGACGGCGGATGCAGGAATCAACCTGCAGCCTCCGAAGCGACCAACTAGAAGGCCGGCCCGTGTTGCTGGAAGCAGTAGCTCTGAAGATGAGGAGGGGACGAGGCAGGGAGAAGGAGAGGCTGAGAGAATTAGTAAACggactaaaaagaaaaagaaacctaAACAGAATAAACAGCGG tCTGTGCCTGCTGGAGATTTAGAGGAATGGTTGCCCCCATCTTGGATCATGGAGACAATTCCAAGACGATCACCCTTTGTACCTCAAATGGGAGATGAG TTGATATATTTCCGTCAGGGTCATCAAGCATATGTCCGAGCCGTGTGTCGTGCCAAAACCTACAGCATCAACCCTCAGAAACAGCCCTGGAACCGCCTAAACCTCAGG GATCAGGAGTCTGTAAAGGTTGTGGGTATTAAATATGAAGTCGGTCCACCCACTCTGTGCTGCCTCAAACTGGCCCTCCTGGACCCCACCTCAGGGAAAATGACCAACGAATCCTTCAGCTTGAA GTATCATGATATGCCTGATGTCATTGACTTTCTGGTGCTACAACAGTTTTATAATGAGGCCAAAGAACGCAACTGGCAGCctg GTCAGCATTTTAGGAGCATCATTGATGATGCTTGGTGGTTTGGTTCGGTGGAGTGTCAAGAGCCGTTTGAATCTGAATATCCAGACAGTCTCTTTCAGTGCTACATTGTCAG GTGGgacaatggagagagagagaagatgagtCCATGGGATATAGAGCCCATACCTGAAGAAG CTCCACTTCCAGAGGATGAGGGGGGCAGTGTCCCAGTCACAGAGGACGAGCTTCAGTCCCTGCTGTACACCCCTCAAGAGGGAGAATGGGGCCTGCACACACGAGATGACGAGTGTGAGAGAGTCATTACAGCCATGGATCAGCTGCTAACGCTCG ATGTGGCAAAGGCATTCTCCTGCCCTGTAGATTTGAGGGAATATCCGCTGTACTGCACTGTTGTGGCTTATCTCACTGACCTCAACACCATCAGAACAAGATTAGTGCACCGTTTCTACAG GCGGATCTCAGCCCTTATGTGGGAGGTGCGTTACATTGAACACAATGCTCGAACGTTTAACGAACCCCAGAGCCCCATCGTCAAGGCAGCCAAAACGGTCAGCAGCGTCCTGCTGCGTTTCATCAG ggACCAGACCTGTACTGATATCTTGGATCTGTACAATAAGATGAAGAGCGAATTTAGCAGCGCAGAAGAAGAAGAG GAGACTGTGGATGTGGACTCAGACACTCCTGGCACCTCCACTGGTCAGAAG AGGTCTAATCATGTGAAGCGTGGTGTGGTCCTGGATGTAAATGCATGGCACGGACAGTGCAAAGAGCTTCTGAGGAGAATGATGGCAAGCTCAGATTCAGAGCCTTTCCGCCAGCCCGTCGACCTCTTCACATACCCG GATTATCGTGATATTATAGACACTCCTATGGATTTAGGCACAGTCTCTGAGACCCTGATGGGTGGGAACTATGAGAATCCCATTGAGTTTGCCAAAGATGTGCGGCTTATCTTCAGTAATTCAAAGGCTTACACGCCAAACAAGAAGTCTCGA aTCTTCAGTATGACTCTGAGTCTGTCAGCGTTCTTTGAGAATCAGATCATTCCCATAATCTCAGACTACAAATCTGCAGTTCAGAATCAGCGTAGGAGTCAACAGAGGCTCAGTTGCACCAAGAGACTACAGAGCTCCTATCCCAACAG CAGCCCCAAAGGAAAACAGAAATCAGGAAAGAAAACTTCCCAGGTGTCTTCGAAGTCCCGCTCACGGAAATCCTCTCAAG ATTTGAATGTTGCACAAGTTGATGAAGACAGTCAGCaatcctcttcatcctcatcctcttcctcctcatcttccttgTCCTTTTCATCAGAGCAGGCAGGAGCCAACAGAGTTACACGCAGCCGTGTTACACCAAGCAAATCCTCAG GTGGCAATGGCTTTCTGCCAAACGGAGGTCGAAGTTCACGTCGGAGAGCGGCCGTGTTAACTGAAGAGGGAGAGGTCTCTGAATGTGAGAGTACCAGCTCCTCATCATCCTCAACATCCGCATCGTCGTCCTCTTCCGGAACCTCATCGTCTTCATCCGAGAGTGACGACAGCGGGGCTGAGGTGGCTGGCTTTGCTGACGGCGGCGATCATGATTACAGCAAAGCCCCGCAACAAAAACAGCAAGGCAAAGCAGCATCAGCTTCTGacgaaaacacaaaacaaaaacggAAAGGAGGAGCACCTGTGCAAACAACACCTGTAAAACGAGCACGGCGAACAAatgaaaaagatgaagagttggaaccagaggaagaggaagaaccagaggaagaagaggaacccgaggaggaagaggaggaactTGAAGAAGAGGAATCAGAGGAGGAAGACAATGTCATTTCGTCGTCAACAAAAACTGGAAGTCAGAGGTCAAATCAAAGTACTCCAAAGTCGGGGCGGGTCAATACTCGTAACCAGGGTCGAAGGACTGTCCTGTACAATGATGACTCTGAAGATGAGGGGCTGACAACAGACCCACTCAATCTAGGAATGTCACGTTCTGGAAGAGTCCGTCGCATGACTGAACGTGCAAGGGTCAGTCATCTTATGGGCTGGACACATTGA